In Sphaerospermopsis torques-reginae ITEP-024, the genomic window ATAGATGCACCTTCTGAAAAGCTAAATTTTAAACTGCTGATGAGTACCTGTATAAATTGGCATCCAACCCTCGACAGTTGTGAAATAGCGTATTACCTTAAAATGTAAAGATGCCGAGAAACTACACCAATGTTCTACTCCTGCGGGAATGTGTAAATAGTCTTGTGATGTAATTAACAGTTGTACTTGAGTGCGATCAGGTTTCACAAAACTATAAATTATTTCTCCTGCTAACAAATAAATAGCTTCCGCAGCATTATGGGTGTGATAACGTCCATAAGTTGCCATCCAAGTTTCT contains:
- a CDS encoding acireductone dioxygenase, giving the protein MAILLLEDGTTESDLSAIAHELEPLGIKLRHYNPGTSLLFPELMEQETVTDVEKRHIVGLHNSVFEFLQQENGYLWSDLLNIHPGSPNLETWMATYGRYHTHNAAEAIYLLAGEIIYSFVKPDRTQVQLLITSQDYLHIPAGVEHWCSFSASLHFKVIRYFTTVEGWMPIYTGTHQQFKI